In Xyrauchen texanus isolate HMW12.3.18 chromosome 35, RBS_HiC_50CHRs, whole genome shotgun sequence, one DNA window encodes the following:
- the LOC127628871 gene encoding 3-hydroxyacyl-CoA dehydrogenase type-2-like: MANIRSVKGMVGLVTGGASGLGRATVERLISQGASAVILDLPSSDGHKLAAALGDCCAFAPADVTSESDVRSAVDLAKEKYGKLDLAVNCAGIAVAVKTYNFKKDLPHSLEDFTRVITVNIAGTFNVIRLAVGEMGKNEPDADGHRGCIINTASVAAFDGQVGQAAYSASKGGIVGMTLPIARDLAPMGIRVVTIAPGLFSTPLLAGLPEKVQNFLARQVPFPSRLGDPAEYAHLVTAIAENPMINGEVIRLDGAIRMQP, from the exons ATGGCGAACATAAGAAGCGTCAAG GGTATGGTGGGTCTGGTGACTGGAGGGGCTTCTGGTTTGGGGAGAGCTACTGTGGAGAGGCTGATCAGCCAGGGGGCCAGTGCTGTGATCCTAGACCTGCCCAGTTCTGATGGACACAAGTTGGCTGCTGCTCTTGGCGACTGCTGTGCATTTGCTCCTGCTGAT GTCACATCAGAGTCAGACGTGAGATCAGCTGTGGATTTGGCCAAGGAGAAGTATGGCAAGCTGGATTTAGCAGTGAACTGTGCTGGCATTGCGGTGGCCGTGAAAACGTACAACTTTAAAAAAGACCTTCCCCACAGCCTGGAAGACTTCACACGTGTTATCACT GTGAACATTGCTGGAACATTTAATGTGATCAGACTTGCTGTAGGTGAGATGGGAAAAAATGAGCCCGATGCAGATGGACACAGAGGCTGTATCATCAACACAGCCAGTGTTGCTGCTTTTGATGGGCAG GTGGGCCAGGCTGCGTACTCCGCTTCTAAGGGTGGGATTGTGGGCATGACTCTCCCCATTGCACGGGACCTTGCACCAATGGGGATCCGTGTAGTCACCATTGCCCCAG GTCTGTTCTCCACACCACTGCTGGCAGGATTACCCGAGAAGGTGCAAAACTTCTTGGCCCGGCAGGTGCCATTCCCCTCACGTTTGGGAGATCCTGCTGAGTATGCACATCTTGTGACTGCAATAGCAGAAAACCCCATGATAAACGGCGAGGTGATTCGCTTGGACGGAGCCATCCGCATGCAACCTTGA